One segment of Proteiniborus ethanoligenes DNA contains the following:
- the tpiA gene encoding triose-phosphate isomerase, with protein sequence MRTPIIAGNWKMNKTIEEAIDLVKEIKSGLKKDVETVVCVPFTTLSQVKKEIEGTELKIGAQNMHWEESGAFTGEISPLMLKEIGVDYVIIGHSERRQYFGETDEIVNKKTKAALKHNINPIVCVGETLAQREKNIHKELVESQILKALDHIDDEEVIKIVIAYEPIWAIGTGKTATSEEANDMISFIRNILRDKYSQDISEKVRIQYGGSVKSSNIAEIMSQSDIDGALVGGASLKSDEFIKLIRF encoded by the coding sequence ATGAGAACGCCTATTATAGCTGGTAATTGGAAGATGAACAAGACTATAGAGGAAGCTATAGATTTAGTTAAAGAGATAAAGAGCGGATTAAAAAAAGATGTAGAAACAGTTGTATGTGTTCCATTTACCACATTAAGTCAGGTGAAAAAAGAAATAGAAGGTACAGAGCTAAAAATCGGAGCACAAAATATGCATTGGGAAGAAAGTGGAGCTTTTACAGGAGAAATATCTCCTTTAATGCTTAAAGAAATTGGAGTAGATTATGTGATAATAGGTCACTCTGAAAGAAGACAATATTTTGGAGAAACGGACGAGATAGTAAACAAAAAAACAAAGGCTGCTTTAAAGCATAATATAAATCCTATAGTATGTGTAGGTGAAACCTTAGCACAAAGAGAAAAGAATATTCATAAAGAACTAGTAGAATCTCAAATACTAAAAGCTTTAGACCATATAGATGATGAGGAAGTTATTAAGATAGTTATTGCATATGAGCCAATATGGGCAATAGGCACAGGTAAAACAGCTACAAGTGAAGAAGCTAATGATATGATATCATTCATAAGAAATATACTGCGAGATAAATATAGTCAAGACATATCAGAAAAAGTTAGAATACAGTATGGCGGTAGTGTTAAATCCAGCAATATCGCTGAAATAATGAGTCAATCAGATATTGATGGGGCACTTGTAGGAGGAGCCAGCTTAAAGTCAGACGAATTTATTAAGCTAATTAGGTTCTAG
- the gpmI gene encoding 2,3-bisphosphoglycerate-independent phosphoglycerate mutase: MTKNLVAIIILDGWGLGKKYEGNAILKAYTPNYRMLTENYPSTTLEASGLSVGLPAGQMGNSEVGHLNIGAGRIVYQELTRITKSIENEEFFSKEEFLKAIENCKENTSKLHLFGLLSDGGVHSHNTHLYALLELAKKHGLKEVYVHCFLDGRDVPPQSGKRYLEELESKLDEIGVGRIATVSGRYYAMDRDKRWDRVQLAYDALILGKGITAGSALEIINKSYADNITDEFVVPSVIFNNNKPIATVEDKDSVIFFNFRPDRARELTRAFVDTEFEGFERSKKVNTYYVCMTQYDKTIENVQVAYKPQSHTNTLGEYISSLGMKQLRIAETEKYAHVTFFFNGGVEKPNEGEERVLIPSPKVATYDLKPEMSAIEVKEEVIRRIKSKEYNFIVLNFANPDMVGHTGDVSAAIKAVETVDSCLGEIVKEIQNHNGKVLITADHGNAEEMIEEETGGTLTAHTVNRVPCIIVGEGNVKLREGILADIAPTLLDMMEVNIPREMTGKSLIIK; encoded by the coding sequence ATGACGAAAAACTTAGTGGCTATTATTATATTAGACGGTTGGGGATTAGGGAAGAAATACGAAGGGAATGCAATATTAAAGGCCTACACTCCTAACTATAGAATGTTAACAGAAAATTATCCAAGTACTACATTAGAAGCTAGTGGATTATCCGTAGGTCTTCCTGCTGGGCAAATGGGTAATTCTGAAGTAGGGCATTTAAATATAGGTGCTGGTAGAATTGTATATCAAGAGTTAACTAGGATAACTAAATCAATAGAAAATGAAGAGTTTTTTAGTAAAGAAGAATTTTTAAAAGCTATAGAAAATTGTAAAGAGAATACTTCAAAACTACACTTGTTTGGACTTTTATCAGATGGAGGAGTTCATAGTCACAACACTCATTTATATGCTCTGCTAGAGCTTGCTAAAAAACATGGCTTAAAAGAAGTATATGTACACTGCTTCTTGGATGGTAGAGATGTGCCACCTCAAAGTGGAAAAAGGTATCTAGAGGAGTTGGAGAGTAAACTAGATGAAATAGGAGTTGGAAGGATTGCTACTGTTTCGGGAAGATATTATGCAATGGATAGAGATAAAAGATGGGATAGAGTTCAGCTTGCTTATGATGCTTTAATACTTGGAAAGGGTATAACAGCAGGCTCAGCATTAGAGATTATTAATAAATCCTATGCAGATAATATAACAGATGAATTCGTAGTACCATCTGTTATATTCAACAATAATAAGCCTATAGCAACAGTAGAGGATAAGGACTCTGTAATATTCTTTAATTTCAGACCAGATAGAGCAAGAGAGCTTACTAGAGCTTTTGTAGACACAGAATTTGAAGGTTTTGAGCGTAGCAAGAAAGTCAATACTTACTATGTATGTATGACGCAATACGACAAAACCATAGAAAATGTCCAAGTAGCTTATAAACCCCAATCCCATACAAACACATTAGGAGAGTATATAAGCTCATTAGGCATGAAGCAGCTTAGAATTGCAGAAACAGAAAAATATGCCCACGTTACATTCTTTTTTAATGGTGGGGTCGAAAAACCTAACGAAGGAGAGGAAAGAGTGCTTATACCTTCTCCTAAAGTAGCTACATATGATTTAAAACCAGAAATGAGTGCAATAGAAGTAAAAGAGGAAGTAATAAGAAGAATTAAGAGTAAGGAATATAATTTTATTGTGCTGAACTTTGCTAATCCAGATATGGTAGGCCATACTGGAGATGTTAGTGCAGCAATAAAGGCTGTAGAAACTGTTGATTCATGTCTAGGTGAGATAGTGAAAGAAATACAGAATCATAATGGAAAGGTACTTATTACAGCGGACCATGGGAATGCTGAAGAAATGATAGAGGAAGAAACAGGCGGCACACTTACTGCACATACAGTAAACAGAGTTCCATGTATCATTGTAGGAGAAGGAAATGTAAAGCTTAGAGAGGGTATTTTAGCAGATATAGCACCTACTCTTTTAGATATGATGGAGGTAAACATTCCCCGGGAAATGACTGGGAAATCATTAATTATTAAGTAA